TCAAACAACAAAATGTGGAGTTTGAGTCATTGACTTGGTCTGACCTTCAGTGGTGACATGGAGGGTGGAGCAAAGTGGGGGTAAAGTTTGGGGGGTGGTGGGTAGGAGTGTGAGAGGTTTCACTCTTGCCCAAGACCTCTTTCTGGTTTTCTATTTTCCTGGTGCATGCCCTGCCTTGTTCAGATTCCAGTATCCTGTTAGAAATGCTTATTCCCCAGTGCCACAAACAAATAGCACTCGAACATAAACTTAATTctctcagcaaggccatttttactttctctAAGTAACGGTGCTCCTTGCAGATGGAACAATGACGAGAGCACACTTGAACAAAGGAAAAGCAGACATATTTATCCCTTACACATTTGGGTCATCTTTCTGCTGTGTCCTGCATCCATTGGCTGAAGCTGGACCTCACAATCTTAAACTGAACCTGATTTGCTAACAACCTGAAACTTTCGTAAATAGGTAAGTGCAAGGGAgaacaaaggagagaaaattgCTTATGAAAGGTTTAAAGAAGcaataacatttccaaataaggaaggggAATAAGCTATGAACTAAGACTTGCAAGGGCCTGTCCGGACATGCCGGACATGCTTTGCTTAAGGCAAAGCAACTAACTGGGCTAAAGTGTAAGAACTAATAGTTGATGGGGGCTTTAGACTAAGAAGCTATTATTTCTagtgtctattattttatttttaaactaagacGAGCTCTGAAGAGGAACTTATCTACTTTCCACACTCTCTTATCCTACAGTTGACCCTCAGTGACTCCATTCTGTGGAACCTGGAAGCTAGCCTTGATCTTCCCAGGGCCCTCTTGCCCCTATGAAAGGAAAGTAAATCTCAAGACCCTAAACTAAATAAGCCAAAGTGAAAAGTCAATCTGGAAACTGGGTCACataaacctgcctcccattttgtgtctaaataagatagctacaaagattaaaaaaaaaaaaagcatcgcACCTctctcacaatttgcccacaaaTTGTGGGCCCCAAGATTTTTACCCAAAAACAGTTGTTTCATTTCACCCTGACAATGTACATTGATAGCTTATATTCACAGGTATGCAacaaaggacagaactcaaagtcatccctctgcctgaaatatatgcatatctgattgcttcctctgccctatgtttattttatcttatgtaaaaatgcagattcaccaAGCTAGACAAATGTGTAAGTGACTATTTCTCTACCCGCCCCCcacatgtaaattgtgtattcattGAATCGCTGATCAAAGACTCAAAAGGATGCAACCACTTGCCTCTTATTTACTCACACccttttcaaaatttcttcctCAATCCCCAATACCCACCCTTTTCCCTTTAAATGTTGAGGTCCCCAGATTCTCCTTGGAAAAACCATGGACCACAATTTTCCCTGTGGTTCTGTATTCTTTTCTGGGCACATCCTTAACCTTGGAAAATAAACCTcttaaaatgattgagacttgccgtggtcattttttttatttacacCTCAAACTTGGAATCCCTAACCCCCCTTCCTCAGACACCTGGACCCCAGGGACACAAGGGTAGGGAAGGGTTTTGTTACTGGGTTTcttagctggggctgcagggccCGTGCTTGCCACCAGGGGGCAGCGGACCCAGCTCTGCTCAGAAGGCACCTGAAGCCAGGGAAGCCCCAGGGTCATCCTGGCCCCCGCGGCCcgccctgcctgcccctcccaTCCCCGCCCCACCTTGCCctcccgcccctcccctccctatcccgcctcctccccgcctgTCCCTCCCGCCCCCACACAGTGCCCGACCGGAAACTTCCCACCTGGCACTGCCGCCAACCAAAGTCATGAGGGCAAGACTCCGGTTCCTGCCCTCACAGGGTCCCAGAAGCAAAGGCAGTGAGGACCTGGCCCACGTCCCTGCTGCAAGTCCCTGGCACGGGGCGTCCGATTCTCCTTCGCTGTGGCGGGAAGCTGGCCGGATTTGAAGGTAACATCCAAGACCCCGATTCCCGACACGGGGCAGAGGCCAGGGGACCGGTCTAGGGAGCAGGCAGGCCCTGCCTTGGGGCCGAAGGCCTCCAATGGGAGCAGGCACGCATCTCTGAGTGGGGCCGCGGGGGTGGACACTCTGGTGCCTTCCTGCAGGGGAGGGGGTGGCAGGCTACAGAGGAAGGCCAGGATCCACCGGCCTCCGGCTCCCTAGGCGGGGCCAGAGGTCCAGGCAGGGTCTGTTTGGGGCCTGGGGCCCCAGGTGGGGTCTATTTGGGGTGTGCTTATGCAGGATTCTACCCGTGGATTTTCCTCTAGCTTCaggacagggtctggctctccCAGAGGAACAGGGTAGGAGCCCAGCTCCAGCTGTTTTCCTGTAGGTCAGAGCCTGCAGTGGGAGGGTAACTGGGGCCTGTGGAAGGGGACTTCTGGGGTCAGCCcccaggcaggagagagaggccCAGGTCCCTGGAGTTCCTGCCTCCAGGGCTGCTGAGTTTGGGGGTACAGACCACAGGACACTGGACATCTTGCTCCCTACCCTTGGCCAAGCTCAGGCCCAGGGCTTAGGGAAAAGGACTGTCCATGCTCCTCTAGTGGCCCAAGGTTGTAGCCATTGGCATTGACCACATGACTGACCACCTGGGCTAGGCCAGGGTCTCCTGGATCAGCCCTGCAACTCTGAGGATGATGTCTTTCCCCACCCCAcatcccctctccccttccctggaCAGGTGGGAGGGAAACCTGTGAAGCCAGGGCTTGGAAATGAAGCCTTCTATGCCAGTGGAAGGAGTCACTGACTTGGAAACCAGGGCCTGCCTTCTGTCTGCCTGGGGATCCAAGATGCAGCTGGTAGTTGCAGTTGGGTGGGACGCTGGCACCATTACCTGCCACAACCACCCACAGTGGTGGATGGGGGACAGGGCTGAGGCTGACACTCTGGAGCATGGATGAACAAAGGGTAGGACGTGGCTATCAGGGATGCCCTACACCTGGGATGTGGGCTTCAGGGTAGCTGGCCAAGGAGTTGCCCCTTCTGCTGGCTCAGTGGGCAGAAGGGCACAAGCATGAGGATGGTCTTGGTCCCTGGGGGAGACACCTTCTCTGGAGGCCACAGCCCTCTGGATGCAGAGAACCTAGCTTCGCCACAGCCAGCAACGACTTGACTTGGggctcctgtctctgcctccacGGATTCCAGCCAATCACAATTGCAAgctcagggcagggcaggcaccCATAGGCCCCATCATGCTCCCTTGCTCTGTGTCCTCCCAGGCTAGAGTCTGTGCAGACACAGCAGGGCCTGACTTTTCCAGCCTTCCTGTGGGGGCCCACAGGTCCCACTCCCCAAGGAATCTCGGCCACTGCACGCCCtcacccaggcatggtggggtgcacaGCCATTGTCCCCACACTTGCAAGTATATCCATCTTTGTGCAGCAAACACGTAGCCTTAGGTCGAGCATCTGCATTGTTTATCTGACCCCTTTCCTCTGGAGCACCAGTTAGCTGCAGCCTGCCTGTCCTTTCTCACACTTGATAGGGATGACACGCAAAGGGCAGGGCCTAACTGCCACACATCTGCAGCTCCTCACCTCGCACTCCAGGCAGCTGGTTCTCAGGGCGATGCAGCCTTTCAGGCTTCTTGCAGAGGTGCGATTCACTCTGCAAAGACCCTCACATGTGCTGACAACATGCCTCCCCAACCCTGGACAGGATCCCAGGGCAGCATACTTGGGAAAGGGGCATCCGGCCTGATACTTCAAACTGCTGTCTAGCCACACTCTGCGCAGCGGCTGCCCCACCACCCACCTGGCCCTGGTgtcagcatttttgttttgttttgccaacCTGGAGGTAGGCAAAAGGAGTCCATGGTCTTTGAGTATGGAGTCATCGATGCCAGCTGCAGTTCAGCCGTTGCCCTGCGGAGGGCTCTATCTCCCCCACAGAGCTTCTAGCATTTGCTGCTTTGCTGCACCTGTAACAGCCCCGGCCTGAGATTCTCAATGCTTGCTTTAAGAAAAAGTGACTGAGGCTAGCAGGGCTCTCGGGAGTGTCTGTGCACTGCCTCCTGACTGCAGAAACACGAGGGTCTTCACACACAGTTCAGGAGCGCAGGACCACGCACGCAGCCTGGATGGTAATGGGCTGCGACCTGTGCTACCTTGAGCTGCCAGCTCGCATTGGGGGCTGCCCTGGGGTCCTCAGTGCTGCCCTCATCATGAGAGAAGCTGAAGGACACCTGGTGCCCACCACCTGGTGGTGCCCCTCCCCTGCAGGTGCTGGACCTGCTGCTCAAAGGGGAGCCCCAGCTCAGGCAGAGGCACCTCAGCTGGCTGCTGGCAGTGCCTAGGGCACATACCCCAACCCTTGGCCTCAGCCTGTGTGGTAGGTGCCAAGAGGCCCAAGCTCAGAGGTTACTGGAAGGGCTAAAAGGGTGTGCTACGCCCACACTCAGCCTGGGCCTGGTCCCGGCAAGTCTGCAGTCACGCATATTTGCtacctccccctcctcccccacaaAGCACCTTTGCCACCTGTGGTTTGGGCAGTGCCAGCTCAATCTGTAGGAGGCCGGATGATGTCTCAGGGCATTTCCGTGCAGACCAGGGGTCCCTGGGAGCTAGCAGGGGGGCCCAGCATACAGGTCCCTGGAAAATTGGTGGCTGGAGCTCATTCACTGGACAGACACATACGAAGCACCTACTGTGTAAAGCTGCTTTTGCAGGCACTTCACATGATTCATTGAACAGAGCAGACAGAAACCCCGGCCCTTCTTAGGGGCTTCCATCCTATACAAGTGCCAGCAGCCCCAGTGGATGCCATGGGCAGGCAATGCACACAGCCGTGGCACATGCCATCCCTGCGGATTCAGATGACTCCTCCCCTCCTGGGGTGGGGCAGCCAACCAGGGGCCAACTGAAAAAGTGCTGCACTCTGGGTCAAGGACAGGGCTGGCAGAGTGCCAGTCTCCACAAACTGTGGATCCACTAGGGAGTTCAGGCCTGGGGCATCCTCTGCAGAAGGATCCCACGAGAGTCCATTCCCCACGACAGGCCTCCACTGCTCACCGCTGTGCCTTGATCGGCCTGGACGAGTCCGCCCACACCTCCATCATGCCCAGTGTGAAGAGGGGCCGGAGACCCACCACTCCTGAGAACAGCATCCTTGCGAAGACCCAGCTGTGAGTGCACAGCAGGCACAGCCCCTCAGGCCCAAATGAGGATTCAGCAGCAGATGGGATTCCACCCCCACACCCATGGCCTCTCCAGGTACCCACAGGCCCTGCGAAGGCTACTCCAAAGGCAGGGAGGTGGCAgaggccagcccagcccagccctcccctcTGGGTACCCAGAGGGgaggccagcccagcccagccctcccctcTGGGTACCCAGAGGAAGGCCCTGGCCACTGGCTCCACAGCCCATCACCTGGAGGTGATGGAGGCCAACCCAGTCCTGCCTGGAGGCCCTGGTGAGCTTGCCCAGCGCTGCTCCAACCTCTTCCTGAGCCcacagggcagagccaggggtgGCCCAATGGCCTGAGACGAGAGGACCGGGCTGAGAGGAGCCTCCAGAGAAGGCACATCAGACACAGACTCCTGTCAGCTCAGGCATCCTGGCCTAAGGAGGCAGGGCCCCCAAAAGAGCCAGGTCATGGCACCATCTCCAAGCTCCCAGCAGGCCTGCTGCAGGTCAGAAGGGCCACATCCCTTCTTGGGTCCCTGACCTCATTGGGCCTCACCTGAAAACAGGCACCCAGGCAGTGGCCATGGACAGGCAGGCCACGAGCCTCGACAGGGATGGGCCCCAGGTCACAGGGAGGGCAGTCTTTATTTCTGGAAGGGCCCTGGAGCAGGAGGCTGCCTCTCATCCACCCGTCCTTCTGTCCTCAAGACAGGTGCTATGGGGCCACAGCGGCATCAACAGCCTCCCTCAGCTGCTGCAGCAGCTCTTTGGGACGCAGTGAGAACGCGCTGGTGTCCACTCTCTGGAAGCTGGGGTGTGCAACCAAGGAGGCCAGCACCTCTGTGATGCGCCCAGCATCAAAGGCTGCCTGTTCGAAGCCCAACCCAGCACCGTCCTCAGCGGCCGCCTCCCTCAGGACCAGGAGCCTCTTCTCAGCGATGACCTTGAGGAAGTGGTAAAACTCTTCAAAGTTGATGCCCGAGCAGGACCTCATGATGACCTGGGCAGAGGGAAGAGGCCAGTGAGATGACACCATGGACACAGTCCAAGTTGCAAAGGATCCAACATGCGCCCAGTCCCCAAGGACGAAGAGGGGACCAATAAGACAGAGGCGCTGAGAAGCCGGGCAGTGACCAAAGGAATCTGAGCCATGCAGCCTGAAAGCCTCCCCCAGGGCTCAGCCCAGGCTGTCCCACAGTCACAGCCGGCACCTACCCACAGCTCGGCCTGACAGCCACACCCGCCCTGAGCCTGCAGGCCTCCCAGGGACCTGGCACTGATAGCCTCCACACGCAGCTGCTCTACCTGGCAGTGGTGGTGCCAGTCAGGCATGGAGTCCCTCCACTCGCTGACCTCTTCCTGCACGGCACATAGCTCCTGCTGCAGGAAGCGCcacatgttagccaggttgaAGCCATTGACCCAGTTGTGGTTGATGGAGATGGTGTCGTCCTGGAAGGGGCACAGTACAGGCAGGCCTGAGCCCATGGCAGGTGCCCCCAACTAGCCCACATCTCCTGCACCAGGAACCCACTGTGGGGTCCAGCCCTCTGCAGCCAAGAAGGCCTTCCTGTCTCCCAGCAGGGCTTGCTCAGCAGGGAAGTGGGTGGTGGGCTCGGACCACCTCAGCCAGTGAACCCAGAGCAAGTAGACCCAGGGACCAGGAGGGGGTGAAACAGAGGTTAGGCCTCAGTGACACCACCTTGTGAAAGGGTCAGCCTCACCCATGAGCCACCCCATTCCAGCCCCACTCTGGCTGGGAGAGTGGGTAGGTGGTGCTGCCGTCTTCCTGCAGGAAAGCCCCTGATAGAGGGCAGGAGAGCAGCACATTACCAGGTTGTGCACCTGGTGGTGCCAGCCACTGGGCACAAACACCATCTCGCCCGCCTCCTGCGTGATCTCCAAGGGTGGGCCCGCAAGCTGGCTCCGCGGGTGCAGGTGCGTATCGCAGAGTGCTGGGGAGGTCACGTCATAGGGCAGGTTGCCATGGCGGTCCCGCAGGGCCTCTTCCTGCCCTGGGGGGAAGAGGAGCCACTTCTTCCTCCCACAGACATTGACAGACCAGCTGAAGGAGCGGAAGATGTCAGCATGGAACGGGGACCTGCAGCAGCAAGAGCGCCTGGTTCGTGCCCGTAGGGGCTGGTATGGGCTTTGTTTGGCACCCCAGAGGCCTGGTCCAACTGAAGGAGGGGTGGCCCCTTGGTCTCAAGGAATGGCACCCACTGTGAAGCCTGTGCCAAGCAGACCCCTCCTGCCACCCTGAGCCTCCCGGTCTGCTCCGTCACCAGGTCCCTttgggttccacatctgtggcCTCACCAGCTGCCTGCAGGCCCTGCGTAGACAAAGCGGTAGTCATCCACATCCAGTGCGTCCCAGAACTCATTCAGCCAGTCGGATGAGAAGTACACAGGCAGGGTGAAAACGTCCTCCACCGGGAAGTCCCTGTGAGGAGGGCGCAAGGGCACCACCGACAGCACGTGAGGCACGAGGACTAGGGCAGCACGAGTGGGGCAACTGAGATCACTTGGCTTCAGTGGAGCTTTCAGATGGCTGCAGCCCCCAAAGAGCCCCAGCACCTACTCTGAGCCAGCTGCTggtgggggagtggggtgggggcagtCTGACCACAATGGTTCTGCTTATGAAAAAGTActgatcatgcctataatcccagtgctttgagatgctgaggtggatgcatcacttgagctcaggagttcaagaacagcctgggcaatatggcgaaacgtagtctcttaaaaaaaaaaaaaatagccgggcgtggaggtgcatgcctgtaatcccggctactagggaggctgaggggatctatctcaaaaaaataaataaataaataaataaaacatactgaTCTCCCAAAGAAGAACACTTGCAGCCATGCGGAAGACAATCCAGTTTCTTTTAAACAGATTAAAGTGCCTCATGGGGAAAAATAGCTCCTCTTTGTGCAGCCAGGGGCCACCTTCATCAGAAAGGCCTCTGGGTTCCCGCAGCGCTAGGGAAGGCAGCGCCTCGGTGCGTCCCAAACCCCATTACCTGCACAGGTGCCAGTCTTTGAGGTAGAGACAGCCCCTGGGAGAGGAGTAGCCCCCCTCGATGTACTCTTTCCAGTAGGTGATGTAGTCTCTGAGAGGCATGTGCTCTTTGGGGTTCGAGTTGTATTCTTGGACCCCACAGTTTGCAACTGGTACAACCACGTCTCCTGAAATGAAAGTCAGGGACGGTCCATGCCATCTCCCTGGGCCCCGTCCTCACTCCAAACCGTCTGCAGAGGAACTCTCCAGGGCCACGCGCCTGGCCCCCCTCACCCTCCCTGGTGCCCCTCTCTAGGCAAAGGCCTCCTGGGCCTGGGTCCCGCCGGCCTGTCCTCCCCGCCCGGGGTCTGTGCCCGCCGCCCCACCGTAGGTCCGTAGCAGGTGGTCGAAGTCGGGCCTCCCCGCGGGCGTCACCCAGCGCCGCCGGCTGCCCCAGCCCTGCGTGAAGGCGCTGGAGAACACGCAGGGCAGGTTGGGCAGGAGGAAGCCCCGCACAAAGTCGGCGTAGGAGAAGGCGCCCGGCTCCGAGACGAAGGCTACCCGGCCCGGAGCCTGGCCGACGCCGGGGACACCACCCCCCAGGCCTCGGAAGTGGCGGTCAGCAAGGGCGAGCGTCTCGCGGTCCATCCAGCTCCGCACGGGTCGAAGGACCCTCCTCCTCACTTCCGCCGGAGCGGAAACGGTAAGGACCAGCCTCGAAACCAGAAGACAGAGAGCGCCGCGTTTCCGCCCGACCAGCCCCTGGGGCTTCGGCCCTACACGCATGCGCGCGGCTCGCCGCGGTCTTCACTGCGCAGGCGCCGAGGGGTAGAGGCGCAGCGAACGCCTGTGGGTCACGTCTGGCTTTTCCCAGGTGAGCGACAACGGTGGTCTGTTTGGGGCCCGGCCCAAGCCGTAGCGTACTCCCTCGGCTCAGTCCGCGCGCTGTGGCTGACACCCCGAGTCCTCCTTCCCACATCCCCGGGGGGTGGGGAGTATGCGGGCTGCGCTGGAAGAGGGGCGGAGACAGAGGCGGTTCTAGGGGTGGGAGTGCGGTGGTGCGGGGGCGCCCAGGGATGGTGGGACCCAGAGGGAGAGCTGGGGGGCCCTGGGATGGTGGGATCTGGCGGACATGGTAGGGTCCTGGAGGGGACGGTGGGGACCTGGAGAGGACGGTGGCACTTGGAGGGGATGGAGACAGTGGGGATCTGGAGGGGACGGTGGGACCTGTAGTGGATGGAAAGAGTTGGGACCTGGAGGGGATGGGAAGAGTGGGGACCTGGAGGGGATGGTGGGATCTGGAGGGGATGGGGACAAGTGGGGACCTGGTGAGGACGGTGGGGACCTGGAGAGGACGGTGGCACTTGGAGGAGATGGGGACATTGGGGACCTGGAGGGGACAGTGGGGATCTGGAGGGGACGGTAGCACTTGGAGGGGATGGAGACAGTGGGGACCTGGAGGGATCAGTGGCACCTGGAGGGGACAGTGGGATCTAGAGAGGATGGTGGGGACCTGGAGGAAAATGGTGGGGGGGGGCTGGAGGGGGCAGGGTAACCTAGATGGGAGAATGGGGCCCACAGAGGACCTGGAGGGCATGGCAAGGGGCCCCAGGGGATGACGGGTGTCTGGAGAAGATGGTGGGGAATGAGGGAGGGTGTGAAATGAAGGTGTGGTGGGAGTGTGGGTAGGCATTTGGGGCTGTGTACACATGAGCggggctgaaatgggaggacGTTGGAGTAGTGACATGAGTAGTGTTTTGCCAAGCTTACAACTGGAGTTACCCCAAAAGTGGCGGCAAGGGAGTTTCCCACACTGTCCTCAGGTGGGACCAGTTGGGATACCAAAGAAAGAAGTGCTAAATGCATGGTGAGCCCAGGGCggtttttttggtgggggattGGGGGGAGACagggtgtgcagtggcgcaatcacagcttactgcagcctccacctcctgggcttgactaattctcctgcttcagcctcccaagtagctgggactacaggcatgagccactatgcccagcttagttttctggggtttttttttttgtttttgtttttgttttgtagagacagggtctctgtgttgcccaagccagtgtcgaactcttgggctcaagcgatcctcctgccttggtctccctgagtgctgagattacaggtgtgagccactgcgccaggccctgCCTAGAACTTTTGTTAGGGGAACTTTCATATAGAGTGGGCTGCAGCAGTCCTCGAGATGGGCAGTAAGGGAAAAGGGATGTCCTGCCTAGGTATGTCTCTTGGAAGAGGGATGGGTTATGCAGTTTATAGGAAGGTTTCAGGAATTTGGCTCAGGGCCAAGGTCATTTTCTTTGTAGTAAACCTAGATCCTTTCTTCCATGCCTGGAAATGTTCAAGGCCCTGGATTGGGTTGAAGCCTGGTGGGGAAAACCTGTGGTTGGGGCACAGAGGGGTCAGGGTACTCTGTGATTTTCAGCCAGGACACAGAAGTGGGGGCCAAGGGGGACCCTATGTGATGTATGTCTTGGTGTGCTGGAGAAATCAGCTCAGACCTACCCACATGGATGCAGAGGGGAAGATAGCAGATTTATTGCCCATGAAGCCTGGCAGGCTGTGTGCGCATAGGCGCTCTGTGAGAGAGTGCAGAGTCTGGGCAGCATTTCCCAGGCATCTTGACAGGGAGACGGAAGGAGGAGCAGTTAGAACCGCTCATCTCTCGCAGAGAAAGGAGAGGCAGCTTGTGCTGGTTTGCACACAGTGAGAGGCCTTTGAGTTAGGTTTGGAGGTCTGATGACAGTCTAGGGGCCATCAGACCGTGACTGTGTCTTGTAAAATGTGGACACTGGGCTGTCTCATTCCAGACCAAACAGGCATGCTAAGGGAGAGAGGGGCACCTGCCTTCCCTTTATGAAGCAGTGGAAATGTTTTATTTACCCTTATGAGTGGGGATACGGGAGGTTCTAGGAGTGCTGGGGCTCAGCCTTGCTGGAAGACTCTTTCCAAGGGGTGTGAGGTTTACCCAGGAGAACAGGGAGGAGCAGAAGAGGGAGGACCAAGGTCTGAGGAGTTGGAGGGAGGACTAGGAGGAAAGTGAGTTTTGGGAGTCTGAGTCCAGGTAAGGGTGGGTTATGGGGGCAGGGACAGGAGGTGGAGAGTTGTTTTGGGGATTGTGTGATTCAGTGTGTGCTATGGTCCCTTCCTGGTCAGCCCCATTGTGACTTGTGTGGTCACAGTATGCAATcgtttattggttttttttttttttttacactagaGAATCAGAATGTCTGGAGAAGTTACAGTGCGGAGAAAGAAtcacctccagttccatccagagACGAGtgggtttttttgctttgtttgtttgtttgtttggtttttgagatggcatcttactctgtcgcccaggctggagtgcagtggcacgattttggctcactgcaacctccacctcccaggttcaagtgattctcctgcctcagcctcctgagtaggggggattacaggcgcgtaccaccatgcccggctaatttttgtatttttagtagagacaggtttcaccatgttggtcaggctggtctcgaactcctgaccttgtgatctgcccgacttggcctcccaaagtgctgggattacaggcatgagccaccatgcctgactgagaTGACCAGTTTTTATTTCCTGGTGCAGAGCCGGCTTTTCCACGTtccttcacattcattcattccttcattctcGCTCTCTGCTCTTCTGTCCCCCCAGTCCTTGCCTATACGTTCAcgcgcatgtgcacacacacacacacacacagtctctttCTCCATCGTGTATGATATACATATGTAAACTTTTGCTGCTTTTagccttttgttttttacttgacAATATGCTGTAGCATCTTGCCACATATTGACCTCAATATTGACAATTAAATTGACCTTAATCGACCTTGGTCCCTGGTCCGCAGGGTGCCCCCTGGGGTCAGTGTCACTGCTGTATACACAGGAGGCCTGGAGTGTTATCAGCCCTCATGGAACTGGAACACAGGCTTGTGTCACCCAGAGCCCCCTAGGTCAGCCCTGGGATCGCTTGGGAATGGCAAGAAATCCACATTCTTGGGCCCCACACAGTACTCCATTaggttgtttttattgtttttgttttaagacagggtcttccattgtcactcaggctggagtgcagtagtacaatcttggctcactgcaacttctgccttctgggccgaagtgatcctcctacctcagcctcccagagtgctgagattacaggtgtgagccactgtgcctggccaggagggGTTTTAAGTCAGCACTTTGGAGAAAATGCAGTACGCTTTGTGCCGAATGTGTGCTCCTCTGTCACTGTGTTGAATGCAAACAGCTCCAATGAGCGTATCTGCACCTTATGGCTAGAGTTGGGAACCTCTGAGGGAGTGGAAAGAGggtctggggaggaggggag
This region of Macaca fascicularis isolate 582-1 chromosome 1, T2T-MFA8v1.1 genomic DNA includes:
- the JMJD4 gene encoding 2-oxoglutarate and iron-dependent oxygenase JMJD4 isoform X3, which encodes MDRETLALADRHFRGLGGGVPGVGQAPGRVAFVSEPGAFSYADFVRGFLLPNLPCVFSSAFTQGWGSRRRWVTPAGRPDFDHLLRTYGDVVVPVANCGVQEYNSNPKEHMPLRDYITYWKEYIEGGYSSPRGCLYLKDWHLCRDFPVEDVFTLPVYFSSDWLNEFWDALDVDDYRFVYAGPAGSWSPFHADIFRSFSWSVNVCGRKKWLLFPPGQEEALRDRHGNLPYDVTSPALCDTHLHPRSQLAGPPLEITQEAGEMVFVPSGWHHQVHNLQELCAVQEEVSEWRDSMPDWHHHCQVEQLRVEAISARSLGGLQAQGGCGCQAELWVIMRSCSGINFEEFYHFLKVIAEKRLLVLREAAAEDGAGLGFEQAAFDAGRITEVLASLVAHPSFQRVDTSAFSLRPKELLQQLREAVDAAVAP
- the JMJD4 gene encoding 2-oxoglutarate and iron-dependent oxygenase JMJD4 isoform X5, with product MDRETLALADRHFRGLGGGVPGVGQAPGRVAFVSEPGAFSYADFVRGFLLPNLPCVFSSAFTQGWGSRRRWVTPAGRPDFDHLLRTYGDVVVPVANCGVQEYNSNPKEHMPLRDYITYWKEYIEGGYSSPRGCLYLKDWHLCRDFPVEDVFTLPVYFSSDWLNEFWDALDVDDYRFVYAGPAGSCWSVNVCGRKKWLLFPPGQEEALRDRHGNLPYDVTSPALCDTHLHPRSQLAGPPLEITQEAGEMVFVPSGWHHQVHNLQELCAVQEEVSEWRDSMPDWHHHCQVEQLRVEAISARSLGGLQAQGGCGCQAELWVIMRSCSGINFEEFYHFLKVIAEKRLLVLREAAAEDGAGLGFEQAAFDAGRITEVLASLVAHPSFQRVDTSAFSLRPKELLQQLREAVDAAVAP
- the JMJD4 gene encoding 2-oxoglutarate and iron-dependent oxygenase JMJD4 isoform X8: MDRETLALADRHFRGLGGGVPGVGQAPGRVAFVSEPGAFSYADFVRGFLLPNLPCVFSSAFTQGWGSRRRWVTPAGRPDFDHLLRTYGDVVVPVANCGVQEYNSNPKEHMPLRDYITYWKEYIEGGYSSPRGCLYLKDWHLCRDFPVEDVFTLPVYFSSDWLNEFWDALDVDDYRFVYAGPAGSWSPFHADIFRSFSWSVNVCGRKKWLLFPPGQEEALRDRHGNLPYDVTSPALCDTHLHPRSQLAGPPLEITQEAGEMVFVPSGWHHQVHNLQELCAVQEEVSEWRDSMPDWHHHCQVIMRSCSGINFEEFYHFLKVIAEKRLLVLREAAAEDGAGLGFEQAAFDAGRITEVLASLVAHPSFQRVDTSAFSLRPKELLQQLREAVDAAVAP
- the JMJD4 gene encoding 2-oxoglutarate and iron-dependent oxygenase JMJD4 isoform X7 yields the protein MDRETLALADRHFRGLGGGVPGVGQAPGRVAFVSEPGAFSYADFVRGFLLPNLPCVFSSAFTQGWGSRRRWVTPAGRPDFDHLLRTYGDVVVPVANCGVQEYNSNPKEHMPLRDYITYWKEYIEGGYSSPRGCLYLKDWHLCRDFPVEDVFTLPVYFSSDWLNEFWDALDVDDYRFVYAGPAGSWSPFHADIFRSFSWSVNVCGRKKWLLFPPGQEEALRDRHGNLPYDVTSPALCDTHLHPRSQLAGPPLEITQEAGEMVFVPSGWHHQVHNLDDTISINHNWVNGFNLANMWRFLQQELCAVQEEVIMRSCSGINFEEFYHFLKVIAEKRLLVLREAAAEDGAGLGFEQAAFDAGRITEVLASLVAHPSFQRVDTSAFSLRPKELLQQLREAVDAAVAP
- the JMJD4 gene encoding 2-oxoglutarate and iron-dependent oxygenase JMJD4 isoform X10, which translates into the protein MDRETLALADRHFRGLGGGVPGVGQAPGRVAFVSEPGAFSYADFVRGFLLPNLPCVFSSAFTQGWGSRRRWVTPAGRPDFDHLLRTYGDVVVPVANCGVQEYNSNPKEHMPLRDYITYWKEYIEGGYSSPRGCLYLKDWHLCRDFPVEDVFTLPVYFSSDWLNEFWDALDVDDYRFVYAGPAGSWSPFHADIFRSFSWSVNVCGRKKWLLFPPGQEEALRDRHGNLPYDVTSPALCDTHLHPRSQLAGPPLEITQEAGEMVFVPSGWHHQVHNLQELCAVQEEVIMRSCSGINFEEFYHFLKVIAEKRLLVLREAAAEDGAGLGFEQAAFDAGRITEVLASLVAHPSFQRVDTSAFSLRPKELLQQLREAVDAAVAP
- the JMJD4 gene encoding 2-oxoglutarate and iron-dependent oxygenase JMJD4 isoform X9, with amino-acid sequence MDRETLALADRHFRGLGGGVPGVGQAPGRVAFVSEPGAFSYADFVRGFLLPNLPCVFSSAFTQGWGSRRRWVTPAGRPDFDHLLRTYGDVVVPVANCGVQEYNSNPKEHMPLRDYITYWKEYIEGGYSSPRGCLYLKDWHLCRDFPVEDVFTLPVYFSSDWLNEFWDALDVDDYRFVYAGPAGSCWSVNVCGRKKWLLFPPGQEEALRDRHGNLPYDVTSPALCDTHLHPRSQLAGPPLEITQEAGEMVFVPSGWHHQVHNLDDTISINHNWVNGFNLANMWRFLQQELCAVQEEVIMRSCSGINFEEFYHFLKVIAEKRLLVLREAAAEDGAGLGFEQAAFDAGRITEVLASLVAHPSFQRVDTSAFSLRPKELLQQLREAVDAAVAP